A single genomic interval of Gossypium raimondii isolate GPD5lz chromosome 11, ASM2569854v1, whole genome shotgun sequence harbors:
- the LOC105761638 gene encoding arabinogalactan protein 23 — translation MDMKKVSTAIIVAAASMSVVMAAGAPSPAPSAGGSSPSSSPGSAPASGPDSSVAAATLPVLGSLVGASIVSLFSYMLQ, via the coding sequence ATGGACATGAAGAAGGTCTCCACCGCCATCATTGTTGCTGCCGCCTCAATGAGCGTCGTCATGGCTGCCGGTGCACCATCTCCTGCCCCTTCAGCCGGTGGTTCTAGTCCTAGCTCCTCTCCTGGTTCCGCTCCAGCATCAGGACCGGATTCCAGCGTGGCTGCCGCTACCTTGCCTGTTCTTGGATCATTGGTTGGGGCTTccattgtttctttgttttcttacaTGCTGCAGTAA